The Erpetoichthys calabaricus chromosome 13, fErpCal1.3, whole genome shotgun sequence genome has a window encoding:
- the utp23 gene encoding LOW QUALITY PROTEIN: rRNA-processing protein UTP23 homolog (The sequence of the model RefSeq protein was modified relative to this genomic sequence to represent the inferred CDS: inserted 2 bases in 1 codon) yields the protein MKITRQKHAKRNISFYKYNFNFREPYQILVDGTFCQAALKNKIQIKEQMPKYFMGEVQLCTTNCVLKELEALGKELYGAKIILQRFKVRNCPHYKSPVSASQCLQSMIDGHNPHHYFVATQDQELTAFIKRTPGVPLIFIIQNTIVLDKPSSASVAHIQALQAGQLVTTQQQQSIDTLKQEQGLVKPVSRGKKRKRKGGPNPLSCLKKKKKXATPALQPKPGEKKKRSRHRRHKSGAPTLQHSDKQNVEV from the exons ATGAAGATAACTAGACAGAAACACGCCAAGAGGAATATCAGCTTCTATAAGTATAACTTTAATTTCCGGGAACCATATCAAATTTTGGTCGATGGCACGTTCTGTCAAGCAGCGCTCAAGAATAAAATCCAAATCAAGGAACAAATGCCGAAATATTTCATGGGGGAAGTACAGCTGTGTACGACAAA ttgTGTATTGAAAGAGCTGGAAGCACTAGGAAAGGAGCTGTACGGTGCAAAAATCATTTTGCAGAGGTTCAAGGTTCGGAACTGTCCTCATTACAAAAGCCCAGTCAGCGCTTCCCAGTGTCTCCAGTCCATGATTGATGGTCATAACCCTCACCATTACTTTGTGGCTACACAA GACCAAGAGCTTACTGCTTTCATAAAGAGGACACCTGGAGTTCCCCTGATTTTCATCATTCAAAATACAATCGTATTGGATAAACCCTCTTCAGCTTCAGTTGCTCACATCCAGGCCCTGCAGGCTGGTCAACTGGTAACCACTCAGCAACAGCAAAGTATTGACACCCTGAAACAAGAGCAGGGACTGGTAAAACCAGTCTCCAGAGGTAAGAAACGCAAGAGGAAAGGTGGCCCTAACCCACTGAGctgtctgaaaaagaaaaaaaa ggcaacacCAGCATTGCAACCAAAACCAGgcgagaagaagaagaggagccGGCACAGAAGACACAAATCCGGGGCACCAACGCTGCAGCATAGTGACAAGCAAAATGTCGAGGTTTAA